GCGGGTGAGGGCCTCGTAGCGGGCCTTCATCGACAACTTCTTGGGCTTCTTGCTCTTCTTCTCGGGTGCGAGAGTCATCTCACGTCTCCTGTGAACGTCGTTGTTCGGTCTGTTCTTCACGCGCGTCGAGGTGCGAGGCCGGCTGCGGCCGAGCCTCGAGACCCCCTGCTCAGTGGTCCCAGGCGATGACGATCTCGTCGTCGTCCCATTCCTGGATGTTGCCGAAGTAGCTGACGATGGCCATCTGGAACTCGTGGGTCTCCCACTCGCGGCCGACCTTCTCCTCGACCGTCTCCTGGTTGATCACGATCCGTCCGGGAGCGGTGATCCGCACGAGGCCGGGGGTGTGCATGACGGTGCACCCGGGGTTGTCGGCCTCGATGGCCTCGATGACGGGCCGGTTGGACTCCGACTCCTGGATGACCACGCCGACGTCGCGCACGGCCTTGGTCTGCGTCTGATCGGTTGCTGTCTGCTCAGTCATGTCCGACTCCTTGTCTCAGGCCTGCTCGCCGGTGTGCGCGGAGCGCACCTCGGCGGCCTTGGCGGTGATCCGGTCGACGGCCTTGATCCCGTCGCCGAGCAGCTCCTCGATCCGGGCGGCGAAGGGGGTGACCGCCTCCAGTGCCGTGTCGACAGCGGCGGCGCCGTGCTCGGCGAGCAGCGCGGAATTGGTCTCACCGAGCTCGGGGTCGGCACGCCAGGCCTTGTACAGGGCGTCGATCCACTTGCGGTTGTCGTCGAACCAGTTCGACATGTGCTGCGAGATGAGCGAGTAGGCGGGCGCCCCGCTGTTGACGGCCTCGTCGTCGAGGTAGCGGTAGAGCAGGTCGTAGAGCAGGTGGTCGACGGCGTCGAGCTGCAGGAGCGCGACACCCCAGTCGGACTCGACGATGGTCTCCTCGGCGAGCTTGCGCAGGGGCTGCAGCGCCGCGTCGTCCATCCAGTGCTCCTTGGCCTCGGTCAGGAGGTCGGCGGTTCCGCCACCCAGGGCGATGCCCGCGCGGCTGAGGACCTGGGCGTTACCGACCCGGTCGAAGCCGGAGTAGGCCGCCGCCTGGGTGATCGTGGCGCCGAAGGCGAAGCGAGCCATGCCGCAGAGGATCAGCTGGCCACCGCTCTCGAGGTGGCGCAGCGGGACGACGAGCTCGGTGAGCACGCCCTTCCAGCCGTCGGAGAGGCGCTCGAGCAGGCCACGGTCCTCGATGTACTGCAGCGAGGTGGCGAAGGCCTCGTGGTGAGCGGCCCGGGCCGTGACGTAGGGGGCGTAGTAGAACTGCCGCGGGTCGAGGAAGGAGTAGGTGTCAGTCAGCCGGAAGACGCTGTAGGAGTCGTCGTAGATCTCCCGCGTCGGGTCCCAGGTGGGCCGGTAGTGGAAGTGCTCCTTGGGCTGGACGTCGATGATGCCCTCGAGATAGCGCGAGGCCGGCTTGTCACCGAAGCGCTTGGCGACGTGGGTGAAGGTCTGACGTTGGGGCTCGATGACCTGGGTCTTGAGTTCGTACTGCACTGGACGTTCTCCTCGGTCGTGGTGGGGCGAAGGGGGGTCAGGCGGAGGTCGGCGTGTCGGCGCCGGCCTCCAGGAGCTGGACCAGCAGGTCCGGCAGGGCGTCGGGTCCGACGAGCTCGCGCGCTTCGTCCCCTTCGTCGAAGGTGCCGACGATCCGGCCGAAGGCGCGCCCGTCGGCGAAGGCCGTCGAGCAGCGCGCACCGGCGTCGCCGTAAGTGACGGTGAAGGCCAGCTCGTCGGGGAGGGCCTCGTCGACCAGGTCGAGGTGTGCGCGGCCCGGGCCGAGGATCGCGTTGCCCTCGCAGACGTACTGCTCGGCGAGGGAGCGCAGGGCGACGTGCCGGTCGGCGCCGGTCCCGGTCGCGACGCGCTTGCTGATGCGGGTCTCCGGGACGGTGGTGCCGCCCGGGGCCAGCCCGGCCAGGTCCTGCTCCGGTGTGCCGACAAGCTCGGCCACGCGGGTCATGAAGGGCGTCATCCGCTCGTCTCCCTAGGGTCGATCGGAGTACGGGCTTCGCCCATCACCCCGATGTGATGTGTGCTGA
The genomic region above belongs to Janibacter limosus and contains:
- a CDS encoding phenol 2-monooxygenase, yielding MQYELKTQVIEPQRQTFTHVAKRFGDKPASRYLEGIIDVQPKEHFHYRPTWDPTREIYDDSYSVFRLTDTYSFLDPRQFYYAPYVTARAAHHEAFATSLQYIEDRGLLERLSDGWKGVLTELVVPLRHLESGGQLILCGMARFAFGATITQAAAYSGFDRVGNAQVLSRAGIALGGGTADLLTEAKEHWMDDAALQPLRKLAEETIVESDWGVALLQLDAVDHLLYDLLYRYLDDEAVNSGAPAYSLISQHMSNWFDDNRKWIDALYKAWRADPELGETNSALLAEHGAAAVDTALEAVTPFAARIEELLGDGIKAVDRITAKAAEVRSAHTGEQA
- a CDS encoding MmoB/DmpM family protein, with product MTEQTATDQTQTKAVRDVGVVIQESESNRPVIEAIEADNPGCTVMHTPGLVRITAPGRIVINQETVEEKVGREWETHEFQMAIVSYFGNIQEWDDDEIVIAWDH